The segment TGCATGGAAAATGTGTTTCGGTGATTCTTTGTCTGTACGCAACTGATTGTTGTAACTTAAAATCGCTTCAACATCCTTGGCTGTTTCTTCGGCAGAGGATAATACCTTTACCTCCGAACCTACAGCGGCCTCGATTTGTTTTTGTAAAATCGGGTAATGTGTACAGCCTAAAATAACCGTATCAAAACGCTCATTTTCTAATGGATTTAAACCATTTGCTACTAAATCATATGAAAACTGACCTTCATATTCTCCACTTTCAACAAGTGGAACAAACGTCGGGCATGCAAGTGGAATAACCTTTGCCTTTGTTGCAAGCGAATGTAACGCTTCCTCATAAGCTCCACTTTTGATCGTACCTTCCGTTGCTAAGACTACGATTTCATTGCGTTTTGTACTCTTTACTGCGGCTCTTGCCCCTGCATTTATGACACCTATAACCGGAAATGGCATATGTTTTTGTAAACTTTCTAAAGCTACTGCTGTCGCTGTATTGCAAGCAATAACAAGCAGTTTAATATTCATCTTTTCAAGTGCCTTTGCCATTTGCCAAGTAAAATTTCGTACTTCTTGTATCGTACGCGGCCCGTATGGACAACGTGCTGTATCACCAATATAATAAATTGTTTCGTTCGGCAAAAGCTCCATTATCGCTTTTGCAACTGTTAACCCGCCAACTCCAGAATCGATTACACCAATTGGGGCATTCACTACTACCGCCTCTATCCTATTTCATTAATAAATGTAACTTTTGTAAGTTCTTTGATAATTGTTCAAATTCTACTTCATCAAATTCGCCCATAATATCATGTAAATAATTTTGTCGTTTCAATATTACCTCTGCAATAATGCGTTCCCCTTCTGGTAAAAGGTGAATACGTACAACTCGGCGATCTTTTTCATCACGAACACGCTGCACTAACTCATTCTTTTCCATACGATCAACTAAATCTGTTGTCGTGCTAAACGCTAAATACATCTTTGTCGACAAATCTCCAATCGTCATATCGCCTGACTCATGTAACCATTGGAGCGCAACAAACTGTGGAGGTGTAATTGTATAATTACTTAAAATTTCGCGACCTTTTTGCTTAATTAAGTGTGAAATATATCTTAATTCTTTTTCTAGGATTGCTACAGATTCAGAACTATGTTTGTTTTGGTCTGTCATCTAGTTCATTCACTCCCCAATACTTTTCATAACTCTATTTTGAAGTTTTTTGCGTAAAATAGCAAGTATCCACTTAGTTTATAGATAATTCTTGCAATCGTAGTAATTCGATTAATGCTTGCGTTCTACTGGAGACTCCTAGTTTTTGAATTGTATTTGAAATATGATTACGAACTGTTTTTTCGCTAATGCCAAGTTTATTTGAAATATCTCGCGTCGAATAGTCTTTTATCAATAGTTCAAAAATTTCTCGTTCTCGCTTCGTTAACAGCGAACGATGCTGCGAACTAGTCATTTTGCAACACCCTCCTATCCTCTTCTTTGTAAAGTATGTCAATACTCCAAAGCAGGTGAGGGCATTTAACTATTTCCCCAGTAATATTTTTTTCTGCTCATCTAAAATCGGGACCCCTTTACCCGTCTCTGAGCTTAGCTGCACTAGTGTACCTCGTCCAGTATAACAGATTTCTTCCTTTGCATTTTTAACTAAATAATGCAAATCCATTGATGACGTACCTATCGAAGCTGTTTTTACAAAAACAGTCAATATTTCATCAAAAAATGCCTCTTTCAGATAATCACATTGTATGTCTGCTACGATGAGCATGTTCATACCCTTTGATTCTGAGAGAGATTGAAATCCTAATGCTTTTAAATATTCGATTCGAGCATACTCAAAGTAAGTAAACACCTTCGTATTGTTCACATGGCCATACATATCTGTTTCGGAAAAACGAACTTGCACCTCTGTCGAAAAGTTAAACCCTGCAACCCATTGTTGTACATCTTGAATATATGTAGCACGCATCCTAATTCCTCCCTTTTCAATAAAATCCCCAATTGTGTAATGAATACTCATTCATTATATCACAAATTAATTGTTGAAACTTTATGAAATTTTGATGCCGGAAAATCAAATTTTGAATTAATAACATCCAAAAAGACCCCCACAATGTGAGGGCCCCTTCATTTATTATTAGTCAACCATGTGGTCAGAACCGAAGAAGTTCTTGAACATTTGAACTGTTGTTGCACGGTTAAGCGCAGCGATAGAAGTTGTTAAAGGAATCCCTTTTGGACAAGCAGCTACACAGTTTTGTGAGTTACCACAGTTTGCAAGACCACCGTCGCCCATAATTGCAGCTAAACGCTCATCTTTGTTCATCGCACCAGTTGGGTGAGTGTTGAATAAACGTACTTGTGATAATGGTGCTGGTCCCATGAATGAAGCTGATTCAGACACGTTTGGACACGCTTCCATACATACACCACAAGTCATACATTTAGATAATTCATAAGCCCATTGACGTTTGCGTTCAGGCATACGTGGACCTTCACCTAAATCATAAGTACCATCGATTGGCACCCATGCTTTTACTTTCTTAAGTGCATTGAACATACGGCTACGGTCAACCTGTAAGTCACGTACAACTGGGAAAGTTTTCATAGGCTCTAAGCGAATTGGTTGAGTTAGTTTGTCAACTAATGCTGAACATGATTGTTGTGGACGGCCATTGATGACCATTGAACAAGCACCACAAACTTCCTCTAAACAACTCATATCCCAAGATACTGGCGTCGTTTGTTGACCTTCAGCAGTTACAGGATATTTTTGAATATGCATTAATGCAGAGATAACGTTCATACCTGGACGGTAAGGTACTTCGAATTTTTCAACACGTGTTGAGCCATTTTCTGTATCTTGACGAACGATCTCTAACTTAACTGTTCTTCCAGTATTTACTGTTTCCATTGTTTATTTCCCCCTTAGGCCGAGTAGTCACGTTTACGTGGTGGAATTAACGAAACGTCGACTTCTCCATAGGTAATAACTGGTTCACCAGTAGCTGGATCAAACTTAGCCATTGTCGTTTTTAAGAATTTCTCATCATCACGTTCTGGGAAATCTGGTTTATAGTGAGCACCACGAGATTCATCACGTAATAATGCACCCTTCGTCATTACTTTAGCTAGGTATAACATATTTTTTAACTGGCGTGTAAAGTGAGCACCTTGGTTTGACCATTTTTGTGTGTCATTGATGTTAATTTTTTCCCAACGCTCTTGTAGTTCAGTTAATTTTGCATATGTTTTTTCTAGACGGTCGTTATGACGTACTACTGTCATATTGTCAGTCATCCATTCACCAAGTTCTTTGTGTAAAAGGTAAGCGTTTTCTGTACCATCCATAGAAAGGATTGCTTCCCACTTCGCTTTTTCTTCCTCTTCACGAGCAGTGAAAATGCCTTCTGGTAAATCTTCTGCATGCTTATTAAGCGTTTTGATATATTCGACTGCGTTTGGACCTGCAACCATACCGCCATAAATAGCTGATAATAGCGAGTTCGCTCCTAAGCGGTTTGCTCCGTGTTGTGAGTAATCACATTCACCAGCAGCAAATAAGCCTGGAATTTCTGTCATTTGATCATAGTCAACCCATAATCCACCCATTGAATAGTGAACTGCTGGGAAAATTTTCATCGGTAATTTACGTGGGTCATCACCTACGAATTTTTCGTAGATTTCGATAATACCACCTAATTTGATGTCTAACTCATGTGGATCTTTATGAGAAAGATCTAGGTATACCATGTTTTCGCCGTTAATACCAAGTTTTTGGTTTACACATACGTCGAAGATTTCGCGTGTTGCGATATCACGTGGTACTAGGTTACCGTAAGCTGGGTATTTTTCTTCTAAGAAGTACCAAGGCTTACCGTCTTTATAAGTCCATACACGTCCACCTTCACCACGAGCAGATTCTGACATTAGACGGTTTTTGTCGTCCCCAGGAATCGCTGTTGGGTGAATTTGAATCATTTCACCATTTGAATATGTAGCACCTTGTTGGTAAACAATTGATGCTGCAGAACCTGTATTGATAACAGAGTTCGTTGTTTTACCGAAGATAATACCAGGACCACCTGTTGCCATAATAACAGCGTCAGAACGGAATGATTTAATTTCTTCAGTACGTAAATCTTGTCCTACGATACCGCGGCATACGCCTTCGTCATCAAGAACTGCACCAAGGAATTCCCAGTGCTCATATTTTGTTACTAAACCAGCTACTTCGTGTGCACGAACTTGCTCATCTAGTGCGTATAATAATTGTTGACCCGTAGTTGCACCCGAGAATGCTGTACGGTGCATTAATGTACCACCGAAACGACGGAAATCAAGAAGTCCTTCTGGCGTACGGTTGAACATTACACCCATACGGTCCATTAAGTGAATAATACCAGGGGCTGCATCACACATACCCTTAACTGGTGGTTGATTCGCTAAGAAATCTCCACCGTATACTGTATCGTCAAAGTGGATCCATGGAGAATCCCCTTCACCTTTTGTATTAACTGCTCCGTTAATTCCGCCTTGTGCACATACAGAGTGTGAACGTTTAACAGGAACTAACGAGAATAATTCAACTGCTGTACCTTCTTCAGCCGCTTTAATCGTAGCCATTAAGCCTGCCAGACCGCCGCCAACGACGATGATTTTACTTTTCGCCATGATTATTTCTCACTCCTCATATAATTGCTAATTACCTTTACTCACAAATCATTCATCATCAATTTCTTACCTTGTATCAGTGTTACAGTTTGAAAAATTAAACGAATGCTAAGATTGCCGCAACACCCATAATACTTAAAATTACAAATACTAATAATGTAATATAAGTTGCGATTTGTTGAGACTTTTTAGATTGCGTAATACCCCAGCTTACTAGGAATGACCATAAGCCGTTCGCTAAGTGGAAAGTTGCAGATAAGATACCCACGATGTAGAATCCTAACATAAATGGATTCGCCACGATTTCAGCCATCATATCAAAGTTAACTTCTGTACCGAACGCTTTTTGAACACGTGTTTGGAAAATATGCCATGCAATGAAGATTACAAGGAATATACCAGTAAAGCGTTGTAATGCGAACATCCAGTTACGGAATGTGCTGAAGCGTTTTACGTTGTTCGTAGCAGTAAATGCAATATACACTCCGTAGAATGCGTGGAACATAAGTGGAATATAGATAATAATCCATTCCATTGCTAACAATAATGAATGCGGAACTAATTCCATCATACCTGTTGCATTATTGTAAGTTTCTTCACCGCCTACTGCAGTGAAGTTCAAAGACAAGTGGAACGCCAAGAACAATCCTACTGGAACTACACCTAATAACGAATGTAAGCGGCGCCATAAAAATTCACGATCTTTCGACAAAATTGTTACCCCCCTTAAGTACTTGAAATTCGCATCTATAAAGTCACCATTTTGTAAATGTTGTTTATTGACTGCGCATCTCATCATGGTACAATATTATGACATGTCCATTGTACTCTCAACAGATACTAGCGTCAAGATAACATCGAACATTTCACCCCCCTTTTAAAGACGGGATTACGCTGTTTAAAGTCACTATTATTCTACTATAGTTCCACTTTCTATATAACAGATTAAATTACAAGAAAATTTAGGAAAGAGGTTTTTTCTATGGAACCGCACAAAATGAAAACGATTCCATCATTTGGCTACGAAATTGTTCGTGATCATTTACTTTCATCAATTTTAGGAAAACACGAAGCAGATGTCCTTTATTGGGGAGGAAAAGAAGTCGCTCGTCAATTCCCACTATTTTCAATGGAAGAAGCATCTTCATTTTTCGTGGAAGCGGGTTGGGGACAACTCACTTTAGAAAAAGAACTGAAAGATGAAGTGCATTACATACTCACTACTGAAGATCCCGCAGCTCTGAATATTGAGCAGCGCTGCTTTCGATTAGAAGCCGGTTTTTTAGCCGAACAAAAACA is part of the Solibacillus sp. FSL K6-1523 genome and harbors:
- a CDS encoding MarR family winged helix-turn-helix transcriptional regulator, encoding MTDQNKHSSESVAILEKELRYISHLIKQKGREILSNYTITPPQFVALQWLHESGDMTIGDLSTKMYLAFSTTTDLVDRMEKNELVQRVRDEKDRRVVRIHLLPEGERIIAEVILKRQNYLHDIMGEFDEVEFEQLSKNLQKLHLLMK
- a CDS encoding helix-turn-helix domain-containing protein, with amino-acid sequence MTSSQHRSLLTKREREIFELLIKDYSTRDISNKLGISEKTVRNHISNTIQKLGVSSRTQALIELLRLQELSIN
- the racE gene encoding glutamate racemase: MNAPIGVIDSGVGGLTVAKAIMELLPNETIYYIGDTARCPYGPRTIQEVRNFTWQMAKALEKMNIKLLVIACNTATAVALESLQKHMPFPVIGVINAGARAAVKSTKRNEIVVLATEGTIKSGAYEEALHSLATKAKVIPLACPTFVPLVESGEYEGQFSYDLVANGLNPLENERFDTVILGCTHYPILQKQIEAAVGSEVKVLSSAEETAKDVEAILSYNNQLRTDKESPKHIFHASGSVPIFRSIAERWLDQGELTIRRISF
- the sdhA gene encoding succinate dehydrogenase flavoprotein subunit, which translates into the protein MAKSKIIVVGGGLAGLMATIKAAEEGTAVELFSLVPVKRSHSVCAQGGINGAVNTKGEGDSPWIHFDDTVYGGDFLANQPPVKGMCDAAPGIIHLMDRMGVMFNRTPEGLLDFRRFGGTLMHRTAFSGATTGQQLLYALDEQVRAHEVAGLVTKYEHWEFLGAVLDDEGVCRGIVGQDLRTEEIKSFRSDAVIMATGGPGIIFGKTTNSVINTGSAASIVYQQGATYSNGEMIQIHPTAIPGDDKNRLMSESARGEGGRVWTYKDGKPWYFLEEKYPAYGNLVPRDIATREIFDVCVNQKLGINGENMVYLDLSHKDPHELDIKLGGIIEIYEKFVGDDPRKLPMKIFPAVHYSMGGLWVDYDQMTEIPGLFAAGECDYSQHGANRLGANSLLSAIYGGMVAGPNAVEYIKTLNKHAEDLPEGIFTAREEEEKAKWEAILSMDGTENAYLLHKELGEWMTDNMTVVRHNDRLEKTYAKLTELQERWEKININDTQKWSNQGAHFTRQLKNMLYLAKVMTKGALLRDESRGAHYKPDFPERDDEKFLKTTMAKFDPATGEPVITYGEVDVSLIPPRKRDYSA
- a CDS encoding YslB family protein codes for the protein MEPHKMKTIPSFGYEIVRDHLLSSILGKHEADVLYWGGKEVARQFPLFSMEEASSFFVEAGWGQLTLEKELKDEVHYILTTEDPAALNIEQRCFRLEAGFLAEQKQKNIGYLTECYEEKNIKHNCIKFTLKWDLKEPIR
- the sdhB gene encoding succinate dehydrogenase iron-sulfur subunit, which translates into the protein METVNTGRTVKLEIVRQDTENGSTRVEKFEVPYRPGMNVISALMHIQKYPVTAEGQQTTPVSWDMSCLEEVCGACSMVINGRPQQSCSALVDKLTQPIRLEPMKTFPVVRDLQVDRSRMFNALKKVKAWVPIDGTYDLGEGPRMPERKRQWAYELSKCMTCGVCMEACPNVSESASFMGPAPLSQVRLFNTHPTGAMNKDERLAAIMGDGGLANCGNSQNCVAACPKGIPLTTSIAALNRATTVQMFKNFFGSDHMVD
- a CDS encoding acyl-CoA thioesterase; the encoded protein is MRATYIQDVQQWVAGFNFSTEVQVRFSETDMYGHVNNTKVFTYFEYARIEYLKALGFQSLSESKGMNMLIVADIQCDYLKEAFFDEILTVFVKTASIGTSSMDLHYLVKNAKEEICYTGRGTLVQLSSETGKGVPILDEQKKILLGK
- a CDS encoding succinate dehydrogenase cytochrome b558 subunit, with the translated sequence MSKDREFLWRRLHSLLGVVPVGLFLAFHLSLNFTAVGGEETYNNATGMMELVPHSLLLAMEWIIIYIPLMFHAFYGVYIAFTATNNVKRFSTFRNWMFALQRFTGIFLVIFIAWHIFQTRVQKAFGTEVNFDMMAEIVANPFMLGFYIVGILSATFHLANGLWSFLVSWGITQSKKSQQIATYITLLVFVILSIMGVAAILAFV